The proteins below are encoded in one region of Ostrea edulis chromosome 3, xbOstEdul1.1, whole genome shotgun sequence:
- the LOC130052935 gene encoding uncharacterized protein LOC130052935: MQSENMIYLCSILLGMLCNTVSSEGMKGLCQGVREHVCCAGYLWNITTKTCQECSPGLYGIRCSLQCQYPSYGKACQETCLCESTFCHHITGCIRTTSQPIPVSLAIETTAHIETISYEKQTVNSISSTTQSPSKLDNTKILLLGIIAVIGFFAVIFSIFCMFYIFNKMCQRKRMHFENIPRSYGRIQKEQSAVNMELNTDGLEIAGENLELSAEVSEVNDHYERVEDNVDGFVYYGNVNVRSSASDAYLYPVAHI, translated from the exons AtgcaatccgaaaacatgattTACTTATGTAGCATCTTATTGGGGATGCTATGCAATACTGTTTCATCAGAAGGAATGAAAGGCCTTTGTCAAGG CGTAAGAGAACACGTGTGCTGTGCAGGATACTTATGGAACATTACAACAAAAACGTGTCAAG AATGTAGCCCAGGACTTTATGGAATAAGGTGTTCACTACAATGCCAATATCCCAGCTATGGTAAGGCATGTCAAGAAACTTGCCTTTGCGAATCAACTTTCTGCCACCATATTACAGGCTGTATCAGGACAACTA GTCAACCAATTCCCGTTTCTTTAGCAATAGAGACCACTGCGCATATAGAAACGATATCCTACGAGAAGCAAACAGTGAATTCCATTTCAAGTACGACACAATCGCCATCTAAGCTCGATAATACCAAAATACTACTTTTAGGGATTATTGCTGTTATTGGATTTTTTGCTGTAATATTTTCTATATTCTGCATGTTctatatttttaacaaaatgtgTCAAAGAAAAAGGATGCATTTTGAAAACATACCTCGATCCTATGGCCGTATACAGAAAGAACAATCTGCTGTGAATATGGAGCTAAATACAGATGGATTAGAAATAGCTGGGGAGAACCTAGAGCTGTCAGCAGAAGTAAGTGAAGTAAATGATCATTACGAGAGGGTTGAGGACAATGTGGATGGTTTTGTATATTATGGGAACGTCAACGTCAGGTCATCGGCAAGCGACGCATATTTATACCCCGTCGCACATATCTGA